The following is a genomic window from Oncorhynchus masou masou isolate Uvic2021 unplaced genomic scaffold, UVic_Omas_1.1 unplaced_scaffold_6168, whole genome shotgun sequence.
TGACCAGGTAGACCCCATTTTGTTGTTCACCTATTTAGTCTAGTGACCTTACAGTTTCTCTCGTTCCCACCAGATCTGGAGACCCCCAAACGACGAGCAAGGGGCAGATACACGGGCTTAAACAGCACTGCTGATTCCCCCGGCGATGGAGATATTTTACAAGACATCATCTGGGACCCGGCATCACCTACTCCTGCTAGAAGTGGTATGTTGTTGAGTCACTTGATGAGCAAAAGACTGATTTTAGGTTTAACATCAGCATAACGTTGTCCttcattcctcctcttcctcattctcctcACACCTATCAGACCATCACGAGTCATCCTCAATCCACCCGTCTTTTTGTTCTTCTTCTCAAAGCCAGTTGATAGGGGGTCATGTGTttcattcctcctcttcctcattctcctcACACCTATCAGACCATCATGAGTCATCCTCAGTCCACCCGTCTTTTTGTTCTTCTTCTCAAAGCCAGTTGATAGGGGGTCATGTGTttcattcctcctcttcctcattctcctcACACCTATCAGACCATCACGAGTCATCCTCAATCCACCCGTCTTTTTGTTCTTCTTCTCAAAGCCAGTTGATAGGAGGTCATGTGTTTCATTTCTCCACACAGGCTCCTCACAGTTTCCGCTAGTGGCCTTTGTGCCCAAAGTGATTGTGGTTACTATGTATATGTGCCATCAGAAGGCTAACTGTTGCTGTCCTTATTCTCCAGGCGAAGGGCCCGGCAACACCAGAGTTGTTGAGATATCAGACATTGTCAACCGGATCGCCCCTAAGGTCAGTGTATACAACATGTTCCCCGTGTCACTGAGGCCCGTTGGTAGATGGGCGTATtgggcgtcattgtaaataggaatctgttcttaactaacttgcctagttaaataagatGAATGAATAGATGCTGGCACCCTGCAGCTCCGACGGGTTTTTGAGTCATGTGTCACTGTGGATATAAACGCCTCGTTATATTAAGATGTAAAAGACTGCATTCTACTGTGTTGCTTTGTCTCAGTGGATGCAAAGAGACATTCTAAATCTGGTTCTTCTTGAAGCACTGGAGGTGAAAGTCACGGCCCTGGCTTGAATGTACCCCTAGAGCTTTAGGTTGGTCACAGCACACAAACCAGCTGTTGTAAACCATGTCTTCTTCTCCAGGATGCCCAGCATGTCTCTGTGGATAGTCCTCTGCTCCAGTGGATTGGGGACAGTGCTGTCCCATGTACCCCAGAGGTACGCCCGCCCAAAGCAAGGAAGAAATCCACTCGGTGAGTGAACTTGTACAAATCACTTGTGTAAAACAGGTTGAAAACCTTTTATTTAACATGTAAGGTTTATTTCTCGTCCAATAGTTTTGTATTTTCCAGTAGTTCTCTTAATCAGATCATTCTTGTGTTCAGATACTTTGATAGTGCTTATACTAGCTTCTTCAAAGGTTCCTCAATATATTCATTATGCCTTCCTTGTTCATTCATCCACTcacttcatcctctcctctctacaggaaAAGCTCAGTGGAGGACTTGATGCAGCTGGCCAGGCAGTTTGACATCAACATGCACCAGCAGGACCGAGAGAAGAGGAGtgcggaacacacacacaataccataAACAACAACCGCTACGGGGAGGAACCCAAGGGCCCGACGACAATGTCCTCATCAGCCCAGCAGGTAGAGGCGGAGCTTAACGCTCTGTTCGACGGGCCGACGCAGCGAGTCACCGGACGGCTCAGCCAAGGGTCGACCGCCTCCACCTGTTCTCAGGAGGTCAAGGTTCAAGTTGGGGTCAGCCATCTCACTGCCGATGACCTCGTCAAAGAGTCGGAGGTCAAGCCTGGCGGTGGAAGCACGTCTGGTTCATCGGCTCGTACTGGTAAAGAGGAAGTGGAACAGTGGAACGCCACGACGACTGTGGCGAAAGACGAGGACTTTGACTGGGAGGATGATGACCTTCTCAGTGACCCTATCGTGTTGGAGATGACCCAGAATCCTGAGGG
Proteins encoded in this region:
- the LOC135536424 gene encoding ewing's tumor-associated antigen 1-like; this translates as MPNPRKHDHNTGSNDLSEIWSHGSTFSQKRLRTNKSGKSQKLTPQSSPSVRKSPHTRSKDLETPKRRARGRYTGLNSTADSPGDGDILQDIIWDPASPTPARSGEGPGNTRVVEISDIVNRIAPKDAQHVSVDSPLLQWIGDSAVPCTPEVRPPKARKKSTRKSSVEDLMQLARQFDINMHQQDREKRSAEHTHNTINNNRYGEEPKGPTTMSSSAQQVEAELNALFDGPTQRVTGRLSQGSTASTCSQEVKVQVGVSHLTADDLVKESEVKPGGGSTSGSSARTGKEEVEQWNATTTVAKDEDFDWEDDDLLSDPIVLEMTQNPEGLKTPPPNPAAH